In Streptomyces chartreusis, the following proteins share a genomic window:
- a CDS encoding restriction endonuclease — protein sequence MSRRSAGLVGVWAEMQRQQQRQMEAEARQRREEARQARAYQRLAAQGHREFRQAEARRRTEEIEAQVASLQGLLVAGCQASVFRASSLMRSEEIAPFDPGPLAWPVRMPDQSQYQAQGGWTASRRAQAQAEARAHFERDLHAAQAAEAQRQQQLAAAQREYQQGADAQRSEVRRHNAGVVEVTAGVRRGEPDSVIEYFSAALYSSTAWLEGFPRQVAAAFDPAARQLVLDWEMPPYDVVPEAKSVRYVPSQDQDKETARPATQRRALYREVLAQSALLVLHQLFAADEYGILDSVALNGFVDAPDPATGRQSHIFLATVMAGRSGFTELHLEQVDPVSCLTDALRGQLAARPDQLTPVRPSRQPQDVGNHVVTHGGDEEPDLYDMDPIAFESLVAELFRAMGMQAVTTQRSNDGGVDVDALDPTPIRGGKIVVQVKRYRATVPPTAVRDLYGTVQDRGANKGVLVTTSAYGPGSHTFARGKPLELISGSELVDLLHRHGLRGRLGEGGRAAPTQTTPAGPANPTDDYNVLGMTWSGNVALDVCALVCRGSRVLSEEHFVFFNNPQTPDGSVRAVPAQAPDKAAIRVSFDGLPQEADRLVLVAAVDPVVNPDADLSGFTDACIRLLDPARAEVGQLEVSDGRFGETALVLGSFRHRPNGDWDFVLGGKGYPRGLEQLLQDYGIEVE from the coding sequence ATGAGTCGTCGCTCTGCTGGTTTGGTCGGCGTCTGGGCCGAGATGCAGCGTCAGCAACAGCGCCAGATGGAAGCCGAGGCGAGACAGCGCAGAGAGGAAGCCCGGCAGGCGCGGGCTTACCAGCGGCTCGCTGCTCAGGGTCATCGGGAGTTCCGGCAGGCGGAGGCCCGGCGGCGTACGGAGGAGATCGAAGCCCAGGTCGCGTCCTTACAGGGACTGCTGGTCGCCGGTTGCCAGGCCTCGGTCTTCAGAGCGTCGTCCTTGATGCGCTCTGAAGAGATTGCGCCGTTCGATCCAGGGCCACTCGCGTGGCCTGTGCGTATGCCGGATCAGAGCCAGTACCAGGCGCAGGGGGGTTGGACCGCGAGTCGGCGCGCACAAGCTCAAGCCGAGGCGCGGGCTCATTTCGAACGCGACTTGCACGCTGCTCAGGCTGCCGAAGCACAGCGGCAGCAGCAGTTGGCGGCTGCACAGCGGGAGTATCAGCAGGGGGCTGATGCCCAACGGTCGGAGGTACGTCGGCATAACGCCGGCGTTGTCGAGGTGACCGCGGGGGTGAGGCGAGGCGAGCCGGACTCCGTGATCGAGTACTTCTCGGCCGCGCTCTACTCGTCGACTGCCTGGCTTGAAGGGTTTCCCCGGCAGGTTGCCGCAGCTTTTGATCCAGCGGCCCGGCAACTCGTCCTGGACTGGGAGATGCCTCCCTACGACGTCGTGCCTGAGGCGAAGTCGGTGAGGTACGTCCCCTCTCAGGACCAGGACAAGGAGACCGCTCGTCCTGCGACCCAGCGTCGGGCGCTGTACCGGGAGGTGCTGGCGCAGAGCGCGCTGCTGGTGCTGCATCAGCTGTTCGCTGCGGATGAGTACGGCATCCTCGACTCGGTCGCGTTGAACGGCTTCGTGGACGCGCCGGACCCGGCGACGGGACGGCAGTCGCACATTTTTCTGGCGACCGTGATGGCTGGACGGTCGGGCTTCACTGAGCTGCATCTGGAGCAGGTGGATCCCGTCAGTTGTCTGACCGACGCTTTGCGCGGACAGCTTGCCGCTCGCCCCGATCAGCTCACCCCCGTGCGGCCGAGCCGTCAGCCTCAGGACGTCGGCAATCACGTCGTCACCCATGGTGGGGATGAGGAGCCGGATCTGTATGACATGGATCCGATTGCCTTCGAGTCTCTGGTCGCGGAGCTGTTCCGTGCGATGGGGATGCAGGCGGTGACGACTCAGCGCTCGAACGACGGGGGCGTTGATGTAGACGCGCTGGACCCGACTCCCATCCGCGGCGGCAAGATCGTCGTACAGGTGAAGCGCTACCGAGCGACGGTGCCGCCTACTGCCGTCCGTGACCTGTACGGCACCGTCCAGGACCGCGGCGCCAACAAAGGCGTCCTGGTGACCACCTCGGCATACGGGCCCGGCTCGCACACCTTCGCCCGGGGTAAGCCCCTGGAGCTCATCTCGGGCAGTGAGCTTGTCGATCTGCTACACAGGCACGGCCTTCGTGGCCGTCTGGGGGAGGGCGGGAGAGCGGCCCCAACGCAGACGACGCCTGCCGGGCCTGCAAACCCGACTGACGACTACAACGTGTTGGGCATGACGTGGTCGGGGAACGTCGCATTGGACGTGTGCGCACTCGTATGTCGCGGCAGCCGGGTCCTGAGCGAAGAGCACTTCGTGTTCTTCAACAACCCGCAGACTCCCGATGGGTCGGTGCGAGCAGTGCCGGCACAGGCGCCGGACAAGGCGGCGATTCGTGTCTCCTTTGACGGACTCCCGCAGGAGGCTGACCGGTTGGTGCTAGTGGCTGCCGTTGATCCAGTGGTGAACCCGGACGCGGACCTGTCAGGCTTCACCGACGCCTGTATCCGGCTGCTGGACCCGGCAAGGGCGGAGGTCGGCCAGCTTGAAGTCTCGGACGGCCGCTTTGGGGAAACGGCGTTGGTACTGGGCTCCTTCAGGCACAGGCCAAATGGTGACTGGGACTTCGTCCTTGGCGGCAAGGGCTACCCACGGGGTCTTGAACAGCTCCTTCAGGACTACGGCATCGAAGTGGAGTAG